A portion of the Phocoena sinus isolate mPhoSin1 chromosome 9, mPhoSin1.pri, whole genome shotgun sequence genome contains these proteins:
- the MEST gene encoding mesoderm-specific transcript homolog protein isoform X2, protein MREWWVQVGLLAVPLLAAYLHIPPPQLSPALHSWKSSGKFFTYKGLRIFYQDSVGVVGSPEIVVLLHGFPTSSYDWYKIWEGLTLRFHRVIALDFLGFGFSDKPRPHHYSIFEQASIVEALLRHLGLQNRRINLLSHDYGDIVAQELLYRFKQNRSGRLTIKSLCLSNGGIFPETHRPLLLQKLLKDGGMLSPILTRLMNFFVFSRGLTPVFGPYTRPSESELWDMWAGIRNNDGNLVIDSLLQYINQRKKFRRRWVGALASVSIPIHFIYGPLDPVNPYPEFLELYRKTLPRSTVSILDDHISHYPQLEDPMGFLNAYMGFINSF, encoded by the exons ATGAGGGAGTGGTGGGTCCAGGTGGGGCTGTTGGCTGTGCCCCTGCTTGCAGCCTATCTGCACATCCCGCCCCCCCAGCTTTCCCCTGCTCTTCACTCATGGAAGTCATCAGGCAAATTTTTTACCTACAAGGGACTGCGTATCTTCTACCAAG ACTCTGTGGGTGTGGTTGGAAGTCCAGAGATAGTTGTGCTTTTACACGGCTTTCCAACATCCAGCTATGATTGGTACAAG ATTTGGGAAGGTCTGACCCTCAGGTTTCATCGAGTGATTGCCCTTGATTTCCTAGGCTTTGGCTTCAGTGACAAACCG AGACCACATCACTATTCCATATTCGAGCAGGCCAGCATCGTGGAAGCTCTTTTGCGGCATCTGGGGCTCCAGAACCGTAGGATCAACCTGTTGTCTCACGACTATGGGGATATCGTTGCTCAGGAGCTGCTCTATAG GTTCAAGCAGAATCGATCTGGTCGGCTTACCATCAAGAGTCTCTGTCTGTCGAATGGAG GTATATTTCCTGAGACTCACCGTCCTCTTCTTCTCCAAAAG CTTCTCAAAGATGGAGGCATGCTGTCACCCATCCTCACGCGACTGATGAACTTCTTCGTATTCTCTCGAGG TCTCACCCCGGTCTTTGGGCCATACACCCGACCCTCTGAGAGTGAACTGTGGGACATGTGGGCAGGGATACGCAACAATGACGGGAACTTGGTTATTGACAG TCTCTTGCAGTACATCAATCAAAGGAAGAAGTTTAGAAGACGCTGGGTGGGAGCTCTTGCCTCTGTATCTATTCCCA tTCATTTTATCTATGGGCCACTGGATCCAGTGAATCCCTATCCAGAGTTTTTGGAGCTGTACAG GAAAACGCTGCCGCGGTCCACAGTGTCGATTCTGGATGACCACATTAGCCACTATCCACAGCTAGAGGATCCCATGGGCTTCTTGAATGCATATATGGGCTTCATCAACTCCTTCTGA
- the MEST gene encoding mesoderm-specific transcript homolog protein isoform X1 translates to MVRRDRLRRMREWWVQVGLLAVPLLAAYLHIPPPQLSPALHSWKSSGKFFTYKGLRIFYQDSVGVVGSPEIVVLLHGFPTSSYDWYKIWEGLTLRFHRVIALDFLGFGFSDKPRPHHYSIFEQASIVEALLRHLGLQNRRINLLSHDYGDIVAQELLYRFKQNRSGRLTIKSLCLSNGGIFPETHRPLLLQKLLKDGGMLSPILTRLMNFFVFSRGLTPVFGPYTRPSESELWDMWAGIRNNDGNLVIDSLLQYINQRKKFRRRWVGALASVSIPIHFIYGPLDPVNPYPEFLELYRKTLPRSTVSILDDHISHYPQLEDPMGFLNAYMGFINSF, encoded by the exons ATGGTGCGCCGAGATCGCCTCCGCAG GATGAGGGAGTGGTGGGTCCAGGTGGGGCTGTTGGCTGTGCCCCTGCTTGCAGCCTATCTGCACATCCCGCCCCCCCAGCTTTCCCCTGCTCTTCACTCATGGAAGTCATCAGGCAAATTTTTTACCTACAAGGGACTGCGTATCTTCTACCAAG ACTCTGTGGGTGTGGTTGGAAGTCCAGAGATAGTTGTGCTTTTACACGGCTTTCCAACATCCAGCTATGATTGGTACAAG ATTTGGGAAGGTCTGACCCTCAGGTTTCATCGAGTGATTGCCCTTGATTTCCTAGGCTTTGGCTTCAGTGACAAACCG AGACCACATCACTATTCCATATTCGAGCAGGCCAGCATCGTGGAAGCTCTTTTGCGGCATCTGGGGCTCCAGAACCGTAGGATCAACCTGTTGTCTCACGACTATGGGGATATCGTTGCTCAGGAGCTGCTCTATAG GTTCAAGCAGAATCGATCTGGTCGGCTTACCATCAAGAGTCTCTGTCTGTCGAATGGAG GTATATTTCCTGAGACTCACCGTCCTCTTCTTCTCCAAAAG CTTCTCAAAGATGGAGGCATGCTGTCACCCATCCTCACGCGACTGATGAACTTCTTCGTATTCTCTCGAGG TCTCACCCCGGTCTTTGGGCCATACACCCGACCCTCTGAGAGTGAACTGTGGGACATGTGGGCAGGGATACGCAACAATGACGGGAACTTGGTTATTGACAG TCTCTTGCAGTACATCAATCAAAGGAAGAAGTTTAGAAGACGCTGGGTGGGAGCTCTTGCCTCTGTATCTATTCCCA tTCATTTTATCTATGGGCCACTGGATCCAGTGAATCCCTATCCAGAGTTTTTGGAGCTGTACAG GAAAACGCTGCCGCGGTCCACAGTGTCGATTCTGGATGACCACATTAGCCACTATCCACAGCTAGAGGATCCCATGGGCTTCTTGAATGCATATATGGGCTTCATCAACTCCTTCTGA